A part of Desulfofundulus salinus genomic DNA contains:
- the uvrB gene encoding excinuclease ABC subunit UvrB, with protein MSYQERPFKLKSDFQPRGDQPRAIARLVEGLQKGYPMQTLLGVTGSGKTYTMAQVIQAVQRPTLVLAPNKTLAAQLCSEFREFFPENAVEYFISYYDYYQPEAYIPQTDTYIEKDSSINDEIDKLRHSATCALFERRDVIIVASVSCIYGLGDPEEYRTLVLSLRKGGTYDRDAVLRKLVEIQYERNDVNFTRGKFRVLGDVVEVFPASYTERAIRIDFFGDEIERLLEFDVLTGEIIGERQHVSIFPASHYTVSRPRMERAIAAIEAELEERLAELRKQGKLLEAQRLEQRTRYDIEMMREMGYCKGIENYSRHLTGRAPGEPPYTLLDYFPRDFLLFIDESHVAVPQVRGMYEGDRSRKASLVEYGFRLPSAFDNRPLKFEEFEQKINQVIFVSATPGPYELERSSQVVEQIIRPTGLVDPELSVRPTRGQIDDLVAEIRQRVARNQRVLVTTLTKKMAEDLTDYLRELGIKVRYMHSEINAIERMEIVRDLRLGVFDVLVGINLLREGLDLPEVSLVAILDADKEGYLRSERSLIQTIGRAARNAEGKVILYADRITESMDRAIKETERRRRIQMEYNEKHGIVPRTVVKGVRDVIEATRVAEPKAAYQAKEKLRPKKRTRKELKQIIARLEKEMREAARHLEFEKAAELRDTIIELRLELQGLDRRLVPIGEVVGE; from the coding sequence TTGTCTTACCAGGAGCGTCCTTTCAAACTGAAATCGGATTTCCAGCCCCGGGGCGACCAGCCCAGGGCCATTGCCCGGCTGGTGGAAGGGCTGCAAAAGGGCTACCCCATGCAAACCCTTTTGGGTGTCACCGGTTCCGGGAAGACCTATACCATGGCCCAGGTAATCCAGGCGGTGCAGCGCCCCACCCTGGTGCTGGCCCCCAACAAGACCCTGGCCGCCCAGCTCTGCAGCGAGTTCCGGGAGTTCTTTCCCGAGAACGCGGTGGAATACTTTATCAGCTATTATGACTATTACCAGCCCGAAGCCTATATACCGCAGACGGATACCTATATCGAAAAGGATTCCTCCATCAACGATGAGATAGATAAGCTGCGCCACTCGGCCACCTGCGCCCTTTTTGAGCGGCGGGACGTGATCATTGTGGCCAGCGTGTCCTGCATTTACGGTTTGGGTGACCCCGAGGAATACCGCACCCTCGTCCTATCGTTGCGCAAAGGGGGCACCTATGACCGGGATGCGGTGCTGCGCAAGCTGGTGGAGATCCAGTACGAGCGCAACGACGTGAACTTCACCCGGGGAAAGTTCCGGGTGCTGGGGGATGTGGTGGAGGTCTTCCCCGCCTCCTACACCGAAAGGGCCATCCGTATCGATTTCTTCGGGGACGAAATTGAGCGGCTGCTGGAGTTTGACGTGCTCACCGGCGAGATCATCGGGGAACGCCAGCACGTGTCCATCTTCCCGGCCAGCCACTACACCGTTTCCCGGCCCCGCATGGAAAGGGCCATCGCGGCCATTGAGGCCGAACTGGAAGAAAGGCTGGCCGAACTGAGGAAGCAGGGCAAATTGCTGGAGGCCCAGCGACTGGAGCAGCGGACCCGGTACGACATCGAGATGATGCGGGAGATGGGTTACTGCAAGGGCATTGAGAACTACTCCCGCCACCTGACGGGCCGGGCTCCCGGGGAGCCGCCCTATACCCTGCTGGATTATTTCCCGCGGGACTTTTTACTTTTCATTGATGAATCCCACGTGGCGGTGCCCCAGGTGCGGGGGATGTACGAGGGCGACCGTTCCCGCAAGGCGAGCCTGGTGGAATACGGGTTCCGCCTGCCCTCGGCCTTTGACAACCGGCCCCTCAAGTTCGAAGAGTTTGAGCAGAAGATCAACCAGGTCATCTTCGTCTCCGCCACCCCCGGCCCCTATGAACTGGAGCGCAGCAGCCAGGTTGTGGAGCAGATCATCCGGCCCACGGGGCTGGTGGACCCCGAGCTTTCGGTGCGGCCCACCCGGGGCCAGATTGACGACCTGGTGGCGGAGATCCGGCAGCGGGTGGCCAGGAACCAGCGGGTGCTGGTGACCACCCTGACCAAGAAAATGGCCGAGGATCTTACCGACTACCTGCGGGAGCTGGGCATCAAGGTGCGCTACATGCACTCGGAGATCAACGCCATCGAGCGCATGGAAATTGTCCGGGACCTGCGCCTGGGGGTCTTTGACGTACTGGTGGGGATCAACCTTTTGCGGGAGGGCCTGGATCTGCCCGAGGTCAGCCTGGTGGCCATCCTGGATGCCGACAAGGAGGGCTACCTGCGCTCGGAGCGCTCCCTGATCCAGACTATCGGCCGGGCCGCCCGCAACGCGGAGGGAAAGGTGATCCTCTATGCCGACCGCATTACCGAATCCATGGACCGGGCGATTAAGGAAACGGAACGCCGGCGCCGCATCCAGATGGAATACAACGAAAAACACGGCATTGTCCCCCGCACTGTGGTCAAGGGGGTGCGGGACGTGATTGAGGCCACCCGGGTAGCAGAACCCAAGGCCGCTTACCAGGCCAAAGAAAAGCTGCGGCCGAAAAAGCGGACCAGGAAAGAGCTGAAGCAGATCATTGCCCGCCTGGAAAAGGAAATGCGGGAAGCCGCCCGCCACCTGGAGTTCGAGAAGGCGGCGGAGCTACGGGATACGATCATCGAATTGCGGCTGGAACTGCAGGGCCTCGACAGGCGCCTGGTGCCCATAGGGGAGGTTGTGGGGGAGTAA
- the uvrA gene encoding excinuclease ABC subunit UvrA has translation MLEKIIVKGARVHNLKNIDVEIPRGKLVVLTGLSGSGKSSLAFDTIYAEGQRRYVESLSAYARQFLGQMDKPDVDYIEGLSPAISIDQKTTSHNPRSTVGTVTEIYDYLRLIFARVGRAHCPSCGRPISRQTVEQMVDQLTALPEGTRLQILAPVVRGKKGEHQKVLEEIRRSGFSRVRVDGEVRDLAEGVKLDKNKKHTIEVVVDRVVVRPGVARRLADSLETALGMAGGVALVAVVDGPEMLFNENFACPECGISLPEIAPRLFSFNSPYGACPVCTGLGVKREIDPDLVIPDRRKSIADGAIEGWFRGTNAYACLEALAEKYGFSLSTPVAELTREQLDKILYGTGTEKILVNYRDTYGRRHQYMATFEGVINNLSRRYRETTSPHIREEIERYMNDRPCPACGGARLRPEALAVKLGGLSIVEVTRLPVKEAREFFQRLELTEREQLIARQVLKEINARLGFLVNVGLDYLTLDRAAGTLSGGEAQRIRLATQIGSGLTGVLYILDEPSIGLHQRDNQRLLDTLLYLRDLGNTVIVVEHDEDTIRTADHIIDIGPGAGEHGGRVVAQGTLRDILNNPDSVTGQYLSGRRFIPVPAVRRKPNGKVLEVIGAAEHNLKQIDVVFPLGVFICVTGVSGSGKSTLVNEILYKYLVRELHGSRTQPGACREIRGTEHLDKVINVDQSPIGRTPRSNPATYTGVFNDIRDLFANLPEARMRGYKPGRFSFNVKGGRCEACAGDGIIKIEMHFLPDVYVPCEVCKGRRYNRETLEVKYKGKNIADVLDMTVDQAVEFFRHIPKIHRRLKTLQDVGLGYIRLGQPAPELSGGEAQRVKLATELSRRSNGRTLYILDEPTTGLHMADVHRLLHVLHRLVEAGDTVVVIEHNLDVIKTADYIIDLGPEGGDGGGRVVACGTPEEVARVSESYTGQFLARVLASSPRADHFLDVEEDRQDTLLDDVRAVGG, from the coding sequence ATGCTGGAAAAAATTATCGTTAAGGGAGCACGGGTGCATAACCTTAAAAATATTGACGTGGAGATTCCCCGGGGAAAGCTGGTGGTGCTGACCGGCCTTTCCGGTTCCGGGAAGTCTTCCCTGGCCTTCGACACCATCTACGCCGAAGGCCAGCGCCGCTACGTGGAATCCCTGTCGGCCTATGCCCGGCAGTTCCTGGGCCAAATGGACAAGCCGGACGTGGACTACATCGAAGGTCTTTCCCCGGCCATCTCCATTGACCAGAAAACCACCAGCCACAACCCCCGTTCCACCGTGGGGACGGTGACGGAAATATACGATTACCTGCGCCTCATTTTTGCCCGGGTGGGCCGGGCCCACTGCCCGTCCTGCGGCAGGCCCATTTCCCGGCAGACGGTGGAGCAGATGGTGGACCAGCTTACGGCCCTGCCGGAAGGCACCCGCCTGCAGATTCTGGCCCCGGTGGTGCGGGGCAAGAAGGGCGAGCATCAGAAGGTGCTGGAGGAAATCCGCAGAAGCGGCTTTTCCCGGGTACGGGTGGACGGCGAGGTCAGGGATCTGGCCGAGGGGGTCAAGCTGGATAAGAATAAAAAGCATACCATAGAAGTAGTGGTGGACCGGGTGGTCGTCCGCCCCGGCGTGGCCCGGCGCCTGGCCGACTCCCTGGAAACGGCCCTGGGAATGGCCGGGGGTGTGGCCCTGGTTGCCGTGGTGGACGGCCCCGAGATGCTCTTCAACGAGAACTTTGCCTGCCCGGAATGCGGCATCAGCCTGCCGGAGATAGCCCCCCGGCTGTTCTCCTTTAACAGCCCCTACGGGGCCTGCCCGGTGTGCACCGGCCTGGGAGTGAAGCGGGAGATTGACCCCGACCTGGTCATTCCCGACAGGCGCAAGTCCATTGCCGATGGGGCCATAGAGGGCTGGTTCCGCGGTACCAACGCCTATGCGTGCCTGGAAGCCCTGGCCGAAAAGTACGGCTTTTCCCTTTCCACCCCGGTGGCCGAGCTGACCAGGGAACAGCTGGACAAAATCCTTTACGGCACCGGCACGGAGAAAATCCTGGTCAATTACCGGGACACCTACGGCCGGCGGCACCAGTACATGGCCACCTTTGAAGGAGTAATCAATAACCTTTCCCGGCGCTACCGGGAAACCACTTCCCCCCACATCCGGGAGGAAATCGAGCGGTACATGAACGACCGTCCCTGCCCGGCCTGCGGCGGAGCCCGCCTGCGGCCCGAGGCCCTGGCGGTGAAGCTGGGAGGGCTCTCCATTGTGGAAGTTACCCGCCTGCCGGTAAAGGAAGCCCGGGAATTTTTCCAGCGCCTTGAGCTGACGGAAAGGGAGCAGCTAATTGCCCGCCAGGTGCTCAAGGAGATTAACGCGCGGCTTGGTTTTCTGGTAAACGTGGGTTTGGACTACCTGACCCTGGACCGGGCGGCGGGTACGCTGTCCGGGGGGGAGGCCCAGCGCATCCGCCTGGCCACTCAGATCGGCAGCGGGCTGACCGGGGTGCTCTATATCCTTGATGAGCCCAGCATCGGCCTGCACCAGCGGGACAACCAGCGGCTTTTAGATACCCTGCTGTACCTGCGGGACCTGGGCAACACGGTGATCGTGGTGGAGCACGATGAAGACACCATCCGCACGGCGGACCACATCATCGACATCGGCCCGGGAGCCGGGGAGCACGGGGGCAGGGTGGTGGCCCAGGGCACCCTGCGGGACATCCTCAACAACCCGGACTCGGTTACCGGCCAGTACTTAAGCGGCCGCCGCTTCATCCCCGTCCCGGCCGTGCGCCGGAAGCCCAACGGCAAGGTGCTTGAGGTGATCGGGGCCGCGGAACATAATCTCAAGCAAATTGACGTGGTCTTCCCTTTGGGGGTGTTCATCTGCGTCACCGGGGTTTCCGGTTCGGGCAAGAGCACCCTGGTGAATGAAATCCTGTACAAGTACCTGGTCCGGGAGCTCCACGGCAGCCGCACCCAGCCGGGGGCCTGCCGGGAGATCAGGGGCACCGAGCACCTGGACAAGGTGATCAACGTGGACCAGTCCCCCATCGGCCGCACGCCCCGGTCCAACCCGGCCACCTATACCGGGGTGTTCAACGACATCCGGGATCTCTTTGCCAACCTGCCCGAGGCCCGGATGCGGGGCTACAAGCCGGGCCGCTTCAGCTTCAACGTCAAGGGCGGGCGTTGTGAGGCCTGTGCCGGGGACGGCATCATCAAGATTGAGATGCACTTTTTACCCGACGTCTACGTGCCCTGCGAGGTCTGCAAGGGCCGGCGATACAACCGGGAGACCCTGGAGGTAAAATATAAGGGTAAGAACATTGCCGATGTACTGGACATGACGGTGGACCAGGCGGTGGAGTTTTTCCGCCACATCCCCAAGATCCACCGGCGGCTGAAAACCCTGCAGGACGTGGGTCTGGGCTACATCCGCCTGGGCCAGCCGGCGCCGGAACTTTCCGGGGGTGAGGCCCAGCGGGTGAAGCTGGCCACCGAGCTTTCCCGGCGCTCCAACGGCCGCACCCTGTACATCCTGGACGAACCCACCACCGGCCTGCACATGGCCGATGTGCACCGCCTGCTTCACGTGCTGCACCGCCTGGTGGAGGCCGGGGATACGGTGGTGGTCATCGAGCACAACCTGGACGTCATCAAGACCGCCGACTACATCATCGACCTGGGCCCCGAGGGCGGGGACGGGGGCGGCCGGGTGGTGGCCTGCGGCACGCCGGAAGAAGTGGCCCGGGTAAGCGAATCATACACCGGTCAGTTTCTGGCCCGGGTGCTGGCCAGTTCGCCCAGGGCCGACCATTTCCTTGATGTTGAAGAGGATCGGCAGGACACCCTTCTCGATGATGTGCGGGCGGTCGGAGGTTGA
- the uvrC gene encoding excinuclease ABC subunit UvrC: protein MTPEEKLQHLPDKPGVYLFRDTAGEIIYVGKAVSLKNRVRSYYQSGARQSPKVRALMNRAADFEYIVTDNEVEALILESNLIKEHRPRYNIYLKDDKSYPYLKVTLGEDFPRVHVTRRVVKDGSRYFGPYTSAGAVHETLDLLRRLFPFRTCKQKLAEGVVPARHRPCLNFHIGRCLAPCSGQVDKEEYRAMIREICLFLEGRQDDLIKELTRRMNEAAEKLEFERAARLRDQLQAVRQVLENQKVLSTSKEDRDVVALAQNHDLSLVMVFFVRGGKLIGRDQFLVPGAENTPAEVITAFVKQYYARADFIPGEILLLEIDPQERPAMEEWLSGIRGARVRLVVPRRGEKKQLVDLAAKNALLALQEVEQEQKSRGQGRDACAELARELGLESIPYRIECFDISNTQGEESVASMVVFEEGRPVPDQYRRFKIRTVEGPNDFASLKEVLTRRFTRAREERELVQTGQLSTRQAKFYRLPDLVIVDGGKGQLSAVREVMKELGFAHIPAFGLAKKEELLFAGDRSGPIRLPRDSRALHLLQHLRDEAHRFAVTYHRQLRTRRNLKSLLDEIEGIGPVRRRALLKAFPSLDDMARATVEELAAVPGMNRAAALAVYRFLRG, encoded by the coding sequence ATGACCCCCGAGGAGAAACTGCAGCACCTCCCGGACAAACCCGGCGTGTATCTCTTCCGCGATACGGCCGGGGAAATTATTTATGTGGGCAAGGCCGTTTCCCTGAAAAACCGGGTGCGCTCCTACTACCAGTCCGGTGCCCGGCAGAGCCCTAAAGTCCGGGCCTTGATGAACCGGGCGGCGGACTTTGAGTACATTGTGACGGACAACGAAGTCGAGGCCCTGATCCTGGAATCAAACCTGATCAAGGAGCACCGCCCCCGCTATAACATCTACCTTAAAGATGATAAAAGTTATCCTTACCTGAAAGTAACCCTGGGGGAGGACTTCCCCCGGGTGCACGTCACCCGCAGGGTGGTCAAGGACGGCTCCCGTTATTTCGGCCCCTACACTTCGGCGGGAGCGGTGCACGAAACCCTGGACCTTTTGCGCCGGCTCTTTCCCTTCCGCACCTGCAAGCAAAAGCTGGCTGAAGGTGTGGTGCCGGCCAGGCACCGTCCCTGCCTCAACTTTCACATTGGCCGCTGCCTGGCTCCCTGCTCGGGCCAGGTGGATAAGGAAGAATACCGGGCCATGATCCGGGAGATCTGCCTGTTCCTGGAGGGCCGCCAGGACGACCTGATTAAGGAGCTCACCAGGCGCATGAATGAGGCGGCGGAAAAACTGGAATTTGAGCGGGCGGCCCGCCTCCGGGACCAGCTGCAGGCCGTGCGCCAGGTGCTGGAGAATCAAAAGGTGCTGTCAACCAGTAAGGAGGACCGGGACGTGGTGGCCCTGGCCCAAAATCATGACCTGTCCCTGGTTATGGTTTTCTTTGTGCGGGGCGGCAAGCTCATAGGGCGGGATCAATTCCTGGTACCCGGTGCGGAAAACACTCCGGCAGAAGTGATCACCGCCTTTGTCAAGCAGTATTATGCCCGTGCCGATTTTATCCCCGGCGAAATTCTCCTTTTGGAAATTGATCCCCAGGAACGCCCGGCGATGGAAGAATGGCTTTCCGGCATCAGGGGGGCCCGGGTGCGCCTGGTGGTGCCCCGCCGGGGAGAAAAGAAACAACTGGTGGATCTGGCGGCCAAAAACGCCCTGCTGGCCCTGCAGGAGGTCGAACAGGAACAGAAGTCCCGGGGGCAGGGCAGGGATGCCTGCGCCGAGCTGGCCCGGGAACTGGGCCTGGAAAGCATACCTTACCGCATCGAATGTTTTGATATATCCAATACCCAGGGCGAGGAAAGCGTGGCCTCCATGGTGGTTTTTGAGGAGGGGCGGCCGGTGCCCGACCAGTACCGGCGGTTTAAAATCCGCACCGTGGAAGGGCCAAACGACTTTGCCTCCTTGAAGGAAGTGCTCACGCGCCGCTTTACCCGCGCCAGGGAAGAGCGGGAACTGGTCCAGACCGGGCAGCTGTCCACCAGGCAGGCCAAATTTTACCGCCTGCCCGACCTGGTCATTGTGGACGGGGGCAAAGGCCAGCTGTCGGCGGTACGGGAGGTCATGAAGGAGCTGGGCTTTGCCCACATCCCGGCCTTTGGCCTGGCCAAGAAGGAAGAATTGCTCTTTGCCGGGGACCGCTCCGGGCCCATTCGCCTGCCCCGGGATTCCCGGGCCCTGCACCTGTTGCAGCACCTGCGGGATGAGGCCCACCGCTTTGCCGTGACCTACCACCGGCAGCTGCGCACCCGGCGCAACCTCAAGTCCCTTTTGGACGAGATCGAGGGCATCGGTCCCGTGCGCCGCCGGGCCCTGCTGAAAGCCTTCCCTTCCCTGGACGATATGGCCCGGGCTACGGTGGAGGAACTGGCCGCCGTGCCGGGGATGAACCGGGCGGCCGCCCTGGCCGTTTACCGTTTCCTGCGTGGTTAG
- a CDS encoding Cof-type HAD-IIB family hydrolase produces MYRLLAVDLDDTLLDKDLRISEDNRRALALARRAGVVVTLATGRMYRATLPIARELKIDAPLITYQGALVKHAVTREVVVHRPVPLACALDIIARVETRGYHINIYLDDHLYVERHTDESRLYQSISGVQVRAVGPLVPFLKEAGQDPTKVLVIAGEDELDELAAELRPLYGDNLHVTKSKPYFLEFSHPQATKGHALAVVAAAYGFKPEEVIAVGDSYNDLEMIEWAGLGVVVANARPEVKARADYVTASNEDGGVARVVEKFILGSA; encoded by the coding sequence TTGTATCGACTGCTGGCTGTGGATCTGGACGACACCCTGTTGGATAAAGACCTGCGTATCAGCGAAGACAACCGGCGGGCCCTGGCCCTGGCCCGGCGTGCCGGCGTGGTGGTTACCCTGGCTACGGGGCGCATGTACCGGGCCACCCTGCCCATTGCCCGGGAACTGAAAATCGACGCCCCGCTGATCACTTACCAGGGAGCTCTGGTCAAACACGCCGTCACCCGGGAGGTGGTGGTCCACCGGCCGGTGCCCCTCGCCTGCGCCCTGGACATCATTGCCCGGGTTGAAACTCGTGGTTACCACATCAATATCTACCTGGACGACCACCTTTACGTTGAGCGGCACACTGATGAAAGCAGGCTTTACCAGTCTATTTCCGGGGTCCAGGTCCGGGCAGTGGGGCCGCTCGTTCCTTTTTTGAAAGAAGCGGGGCAGGATCCCACCAAGGTACTGGTGATTGCCGGAGAAGATGAACTGGACGAGCTGGCTGCGGAATTAAGGCCCCTGTACGGGGATAACCTTCATGTCACCAAATCCAAACCTTACTTTCTGGAGTTCTCCCACCCGCAGGCCACCAAGGGGCACGCCCTGGCGGTGGTGGCCGCCGCTTACGGTTTTAAGCCCGAGGAGGTCATTGCCGTGGGGGACAGCTACAACGACCTGGAAATGATTGAATGGGCCGGTTTGGGAGTGGTGGTGGCCAATGCCCGGCCCGAGGTCAAGGCCCGGGCCGATTACGTTACGGCTTCCAATGAAGATGGCGGCGTGGCCCGGGTGGTGGAGAAATTTATCCTGGGATCGGCTTGA
- a CDS encoding ROK family protein, with amino-acid sequence MRELVAAVDLGGTKIYTALADQSGRVLAEVMVPTRPWEGAGAVIGRIVDTVDQVLKQAGEQGPPLVLGIGAPGPLNAATGVVYQAPNLGWYDVPLKELLEERLGIPVAVDNDANLGALGEYVYGAGRGEEEMVYITVSTGIGGGLVLQGRLYHGAGYGSGEIGHMTIDPDGPRCGCGNYGCLEAMASGTAMAREARRLVESGGGRAILEAAGGDVDAITARAVARAASTGDGEARQIIESAGRALGIGVANVINLLNPALVVLGGGAMQVGPLLWETMEGEVYRRAWAPARRQVRLVPAELGGRSGLMGAVALALQKARGEKPPNAVV; translated from the coding sequence ATGAGGGAATTGGTTGCCGCTGTTGACCTGGGTGGTACGAAAATCTATACCGCCCTGGCCGACCAGAGCGGCCGCGTGCTTGCCGAAGTCATGGTTCCCACCCGGCCCTGGGAGGGAGCCGGGGCAGTGATCGGGCGGATTGTGGATACGGTGGACCAGGTGTTAAAACAGGCCGGGGAACAAGGGCCGCCCCTGGTCCTGGGTATCGGCGCTCCCGGTCCCTTGAATGCCGCCACCGGGGTGGTCTACCAGGCCCCCAATCTGGGCTGGTACGATGTTCCCCTGAAGGAACTGCTGGAGGAGCGGCTTGGTATTCCCGTAGCGGTGGACAACGATGCCAACCTGGGCGCTTTAGGGGAATATGTCTACGGGGCCGGGCGCGGCGAGGAGGAGATGGTCTACATCACCGTCAGCACCGGCATTGGGGGCGGCCTGGTTCTGCAGGGCCGCCTGTACCATGGCGCCGGTTACGGGTCCGGCGAAATCGGCCACATGACCATAGATCCGGACGGCCCCCGGTGTGGCTGCGGCAATTACGGCTGCCTGGAGGCCATGGCTTCCGGGACGGCCATGGCCCGGGAGGCCCGCCGCCTGGTGGAGTCCGGCGGGGGCAGGGCCATCCTGGAGGCGGCGGGAGGGGATGTGGACGCCATCACCGCCCGGGCGGTGGCCCGGGCAGCCTCTACGGGTGATGGCGAGGCCCGGCAGATAATCGAGAGTGCCGGCCGGGCCCTGGGTATCGGAGTGGCCAACGTCATCAACCTGTTAAATCCAGCCCTGGTGGTGCTGGGGGGCGGGGCCATGCAGGTGGGCCCCCTTTTGTGGGAAACCATGGAAGGGGAAGTGTACCGGCGCGCCTGGGCCCCTGCCCGCAGGCAGGTGCGGCTGGTGCCGGCAGAGCTGGGCGGGCGGTCCGGTTTAATGGGGGCGGTGGCCCTGGCCCTTCAGAAGGCGCGGGGGGAAAAACCACCCAACGCCGTGGTATAG
- a CDS encoding amylo-alpha-1,6-glucosidase yields the protein MRFGKGEWRNFERGIEKEWLVTNGLGGYASSTIIGVNTRKYHGLLVASLSPPVRRNLLLAKLDERLETPQRTYNLATNHTGGGVTEFGFVHLQQVLFNPFPTFVFSFGDITLQKQIFMIYGENSTVILYRVINGAEPAVLRLTPLVNCRDFHWTTRKGQINFSREEIPFGVAVKAEPGIPALRLVCSEGKFNGCDDWFYDMFYVEEQRRGLEAREDHFIPGDFTIPLEPGETKTITFIATLEEVFTLDGKALLELEIRRLQELVKRAGYRSVLARQLVQAADSFIVYRRSTGAKSIIAGYHWFNDWGRDTMIALPGLTLVTRRYDDARDILVTYARYCRDGLLPNMFTDAGKEPLYNTVDASLWYFWAAWKYLQYTQDHAFIRQVIYPVLKEIAHHYIKGTHFNIKVDEDGLLAAGSPELQLTWMDARVDQWVVTPRHGKAVEINALWYNALCVLRGLAVRYGDTFPYQDLLEKHRESFLREFWFEEGGYLYDVVGEQGKDASLRPNQVIALSLPFTIVDAGRGRRVLTRVWQELYATYGLRTLSPSDPRYRGVYSGDRWQRDGAYHQGTVWSWLIGPFVTAWRQVHHYSPASRLQAARFLAPFQDQLRDHGVGYISEIFDGNEPIIPRGCIAQAWGVAEVLRAYVEDVLEIRPQI from the coding sequence TTGCGCTTTGGCAAAGGGGAATGGCGCAACTTTGAGCGGGGTATTGAAAAGGAATGGCTGGTCACCAACGGTCTGGGTGGTTATGCCTCCTCCACCATTATCGGTGTTAATACCCGCAAATACCACGGCCTGCTCGTGGCTTCCCTTTCCCCGCCGGTACGGCGCAATTTGCTTTTAGCCAAACTGGATGAACGCCTGGAAACCCCCCAGCGGACGTACAACCTGGCCACCAACCACACCGGGGGGGGCGTAACGGAATTCGGATTTGTTCACCTGCAGCAGGTACTGTTTAACCCATTTCCCACCTTTGTTTTTTCCTTTGGTGACATAACCCTGCAAAAGCAAATTTTTATGATCTACGGTGAAAACAGCACCGTCATCCTGTATCGCGTCATCAACGGTGCCGAACCGGCCGTCCTGCGCTTGACTCCCCTGGTTAACTGCCGGGACTTCCATTGGACCACCCGGAAGGGGCAAATTAACTTTTCCCGGGAAGAAATTCCTTTCGGGGTGGCGGTAAAGGCAGAGCCGGGGATTCCCGCCCTGCGCCTGGTTTGCAGTGAAGGTAAATTCAACGGCTGCGATGATTGGTTTTACGATATGTTTTACGTGGAAGAACAAAGGCGGGGGTTGGAAGCCCGGGAGGATCATTTTATACCCGGGGATTTTACCATTCCCCTTGAACCGGGGGAGACAAAAACCATAACTTTTATTGCCACCCTGGAAGAAGTTTTTACCCTCGATGGAAAAGCCCTTTTGGAACTGGAAATTCGCCGCCTGCAGGAGCTGGTGAAAAGGGCCGGGTACCGGAGCGTTTTAGCCCGCCAGCTGGTGCAGGCCGCCGACAGCTTTATTGTCTACCGCCGGTCCACGGGCGCGAAAAGTATCATCGCCGGTTATCACTGGTTTAACGACTGGGGAAGGGACACCATGATTGCCCTGCCCGGGCTGACCCTGGTTACCCGCCGTTATGATGACGCCCGGGACATCCTGGTTACCTATGCCCGTTACTGCAGGGACGGGCTCCTGCCCAACATGTTTACCGATGCCGGCAAAGAGCCCCTTTACAACACGGTGGATGCCTCCCTGTGGTATTTCTGGGCGGCCTGGAAGTACCTGCAGTATACCCAGGACCATGCCTTTATCCGCCAGGTGATCTACCCGGTCCTCAAAGAGATTGCCCACCATTACATCAAAGGGACTCACTTTAACATTAAAGTGGATGAAGATGGGCTCCTGGCGGCAGGTTCCCCGGAGCTGCAGCTGACCTGGATGGATGCCAGGGTGGATCAATGGGTGGTTACGCCCCGCCACGGCAAGGCGGTGGAGATCAACGCCCTCTGGTACAATGCGCTGTGCGTATTGCGGGGACTGGCCGTCCGGTACGGGGATACTTTTCCCTACCAGGACCTGCTGGAAAAGCACAGGGAAAGTTTTTTGCGGGAGTTCTGGTTTGAGGAAGGTGGATATCTCTACGATGTGGTCGGTGAGCAGGGGAAGGACGCTTCCCTGCGCCCCAACCAGGTTATTGCCTTAAGCCTGCCCTTCACCATAGTTGATGCCGGAAGGGGGCGAAGGGTGCTGACCCGTGTCTGGCAGGAACTATACGCCACCTACGGGCTGCGTACCTTATCTCCCAGCGACCCCCGGTACCGGGGGGTCTATAGCGGCGACCGGTGGCAGCGGGATGGAGCCTACCATCAGGGGACGGTCTGGAGCTGGTTGATCGGGCCCTTTGTCACGGCCTGGCGCCAGGTACACCATTACTCCCCGGCCAGCCGGTTGCAGGCGGCACGTTTTCTTGCTCCTTTCCAGGACCAGCTGCGGGACCACGGGGTGGGCTATATCTCCGAGATCTTTGACGGCAACGAGCCCATTATCCCCCGGGGGTGTATTGCCCAGGCCTGGGGTGTGGCGGAAGTGCTCCGGGCCTACGTGGAGGACGTGCTGGAAATCAGACCGCAAATTTAA